The following proteins are encoded in a genomic region of Cellulomonas sp. ES6:
- a CDS encoding DivIVA domain-containing protein encodes MSGGTMFRRVTGVRTGYHPEEVDDFFTHARSVYEQGPSGALSSKDVRTVAFDLVRHGYSTTAVDAALDRLEAAFVARARADFIAERGRQAWLEQLAEQARTLYGRLTRPDGERFSPPKGRQAGYLAEDVDALCHRLVAYFDTNTPLAAQEVRSAVFRRAKGAKAYAEGPVDAFFERAVDVLLAAE; translated from the coding sequence ATGAGCGGCGGCACCATGTTCCGGCGGGTGACGGGCGTGCGCACCGGGTACCACCCGGAGGAGGTCGACGACTTCTTCACGCACGCACGCAGCGTCTACGAGCAGGGGCCGTCCGGGGCGCTGTCGAGCAAGGACGTGCGCACCGTCGCCTTCGACCTGGTGCGCCACGGCTACTCCACCACGGCCGTCGACGCCGCGCTCGACCGGCTGGAGGCGGCGTTCGTCGCCCGCGCCCGCGCGGACTTCATCGCGGAGCGCGGCCGGCAGGCGTGGCTGGAGCAGCTCGCCGAGCAGGCGCGCACGCTGTACGGCCGGCTGACCCGGCCCGACGGCGAGCGGTTCTCCCCGCCGAAGGGCCGGCAGGCCGGGTACCTCGCCGAGGACGTCGACGCGCTGTGCCACCGGCTGGTCGCGTACTTCGACACCAACACGCCGTTGGCGGCGCAGGAGGTCCGCTCGGCGGTGTTCCGGCGGGCCAAGGGCGCCAAGGCGTACGCCGAGGGACCCGTGGACGCGTTCTTCGAGCGCGCCGTGGACGTGCTGCTCGCCGCGGAGTAG
- the dxr gene encoding 1-deoxy-D-xylulose-5-phosphate reductoisomerase gives MNARTVVLLGSTGSIGTQAVDVITRNPDRFRVTGLSAGGADPAALARQAVALGAQTVAVADPDAAGTVFAELVRASADAGLRQMGVEVLTGPDAATQLAARGADVVLNGITGSVGLGPTLAALEAGSTLALANKESLVAGGPLVRAAVRRPGQVVPVDSEHSAIAQCLRGGARSEVRRLVLTASGGPFRGRSRDRLADVTPAEALAHPTWSMGPVVTVNSATMVNKGLELIEAHLLFDVPVADIQVVVHPQSVVHSMVEFADGSTIAQASPPDMRLPIALGLSWPDRVPDAAVPCDWTRAGSWTFEPLDEDVFGAVALARAAVGASGTHPAVYNAANEEAVAAFLDGRLPFLGVVGTVEEVLAAYEGSPAGSVADVHAAEEWARARARERIAATA, from the coding sequence ATGAACGCGCGCACCGTCGTCCTGCTCGGCTCCACCGGTTCGATCGGCACCCAGGCCGTCGACGTCATCACCCGGAACCCCGACCGGTTCCGGGTGACGGGTCTCAGCGCGGGCGGGGCGGACCCCGCGGCGCTGGCCCGGCAGGCGGTGGCGCTCGGCGCCCAGACCGTCGCGGTGGCGGACCCCGACGCCGCGGGCACGGTGTTCGCCGAGCTCGTCCGCGCGTCCGCCGACGCCGGGCTGCGCCAGATGGGCGTCGAGGTGCTGACCGGCCCGGACGCGGCGACGCAGCTCGCGGCCCGCGGCGCGGACGTCGTGCTCAACGGCATCACGGGCTCCGTGGGCCTCGGCCCGACGCTCGCCGCCCTCGAGGCGGGCAGCACGCTGGCGCTGGCGAACAAGGAGTCCCTGGTGGCCGGTGGGCCGCTGGTGCGCGCCGCGGTGCGGCGCCCCGGGCAGGTCGTGCCGGTCGACTCGGAGCACTCGGCGATCGCGCAGTGCCTGCGGGGCGGCGCCCGGTCCGAGGTGCGGCGCCTGGTGCTGACGGCCTCCGGGGGACCGTTCCGCGGCCGGTCCCGCGACCGGCTCGCGGACGTGACGCCGGCGGAGGCCCTGGCGCACCCCACCTGGTCGATGGGCCCGGTGGTGACGGTCAACTCCGCGACGATGGTCAACAAGGGGCTGGAGCTGATCGAGGCGCACCTGCTGTTCGACGTCCCGGTGGCGGACATCCAGGTGGTGGTGCACCCGCAGTCCGTCGTGCACTCGATGGTGGAGTTCGCCGACGGGTCGACGATCGCGCAGGCGTCGCCGCCCGACATGCGGCTGCCGATCGCCCTCGGCCTGTCGTGGCCGGACCGCGTGCCGGACGCCGCCGTCCCGTGCGACTGGACCCGGGCGGGGTCGTGGACCTTCGAGCCGCTCGACGAGGACGTGTTCGGCGCGGTGGCGCTCGCCCGGGCCGCGGTCGGGGCGTCGGGCACGCACCCGGCGGTGTACAACGCGGCGAACGAGGAGGCCGTCGCGGCGTTCCTCGACGGCCGGCTGCCGTTCCTCGGGGTGGTGGGGACGGTCGAGGAGGTGCTCGCCGCCTACGAGGGCTCGCCGGCCGGCTCCGTGGCCGACGTGCACGCGGCGGAGGAGTGGGCGCGCGCCCGGGCGCGGGAGCGCATCGCGGCGACCGCCTGA
- a CDS encoding FAD-binding oxidoreductase, producing the protein MGAAVTRAGGGPVLAWTAGRDLAGLSLWFDQVAADGPLEPRDPLDGDTTADVVVVGAGLTGLWTAYYLLEADPALDVLVVEQAVAGYGASGRNGGWCSALFPVSAEALARRHGEEAARSMRAAMRDTVVEVGGVAAAEEIACDFAYGGTVTLARTPAQLARLTAEAADAGRWGDELDLLGPAEVAEHVRADDVLGGTWTPDCARVQPARLVRGLADVVTAGGARLAEGTRALRISPRAVVTDQGTVRARHVVRAVEAWTATLPGTRRALAPLYSLMVATEPLPASAWDLIGLERGQTFTDGRHLLVYGQRTADDRLAFGGRGAPYHWGSAVDPAFDQDPRVARRLRDALVDLFPAVRGARITHAWGGPLGVPRDWHASVGLGDDGIAWAGGYVGDGVATANLAGRTLADLLTGTDSALTRLPWVGHRSPEWEPEPARWAGITAGLRGAALADAEERLTGRPSRLARALAPLLGG; encoded by the coding sequence GTGGGCGCGGCTGTGACGCGGGCCGGGGGCGGGCCGGTGCTCGCCTGGACGGCGGGCCGGGACCTGGCCGGGCTGTCGCTGTGGTTCGACCAGGTGGCGGCCGACGGGCCGCTGGAGCCGCGGGACCCGCTCGACGGGGACACCACGGCCGACGTCGTCGTGGTCGGCGCCGGCCTGACCGGCCTGTGGACCGCGTACTACCTGCTGGAGGCCGACCCCGCGCTGGACGTGCTGGTGGTCGAGCAGGCGGTGGCCGGCTACGGCGCGAGCGGCCGCAACGGCGGCTGGTGCTCGGCGCTGTTCCCGGTGTCCGCCGAGGCGCTCGCCCGCCGGCACGGGGAGGAGGCCGCGCGGTCGATGCGCGCGGCCATGCGGGACACGGTCGTCGAGGTGGGGGGCGTGGCGGCCGCCGAGGAGATCGCCTGCGACTTCGCGTACGGCGGCACGGTCACGCTGGCCCGCACGCCGGCGCAGCTCGCGCGTCTGACGGCCGAGGCCGCCGACGCCGGCCGCTGGGGCGACGAGCTGGACCTGCTCGGCCCCGCCGAGGTCGCCGAGCACGTCCGCGCCGACGACGTGCTCGGCGGCACGTGGACGCCGGACTGCGCGCGGGTGCAGCCCGCGCGGCTCGTGCGCGGGCTCGCGGACGTCGTCACCGCCGGGGGCGCGCGCCTCGCCGAGGGGACGCGCGCGCTGCGGATCTCGCCCCGGGCGGTCGTCACCGACCAGGGCACCGTCCGGGCCCGCCACGTCGTGCGCGCCGTCGAGGCGTGGACCGCGACGCTGCCCGGCACCCGCCGAGCGCTCGCGCCGCTGTACTCGCTGATGGTCGCCACCGAGCCCCTGCCGGCCAGCGCGTGGGACCTCATCGGCCTGGAGCGCGGGCAGACGTTCACCGACGGGCGCCACCTGCTCGTCTACGGGCAGCGCACCGCCGACGACCGGCTGGCGTTCGGCGGCCGCGGGGCGCCGTACCACTGGGGCTCGGCCGTCGACCCGGCGTTCGACCAGGACCCGCGCGTCGCCCGACGGCTGCGCGACGCCCTGGTGGACCTGTTCCCCGCCGTGCGGGGAGCCCGGATCACGCACGCCTGGGGCGGGCCTCTCGGGGTGCCGCGTGACTGGCACGCGTCCGTGGGGCTCGGGGACGACGGCATCGCCTGGGCCGGCGGCTACGTCGGCGACGGCGTCGCCACCGCGAACCTCGCGGGCCGCACCCTGGCGGACCTGCTCACCGGCACGGACTCGGCCCTGACGCGGCTGCCGTGGGTGGGCCACCGCTCCCCGGAGTGGGAGCCGGAGCCGGCGCGCTGGGCGGGGATCACCGCCGGGCTGCGCGGGGCGGCGCTGGCGGACGCGGAGGAGCGCCTCACCGGCCGGCCGAGCCGCCTGGCGCGGGCGCTCGCCCCGCTGCTGGGGGGCTGA
- a CDS encoding aspartate aminotransferase family protein: protein MTETLTTVTPRGTDRHAAARDHLWGHFTRQSAWEQHVPTIVRGEGHHIWDDRGRRYLDGLAGLFVVQVGHGRAELAERARQQAEQLAFFPLWSYAHPQAIDLAERLADAAPGDLNRVFFTTGGGEAVETAWKLAKQYWKLVGRPGKHKVISRAVAYHGTTQGALSITGIPGLKAPFEPLVPSTTRVPNTNQYRAPEHLRDDPEAFGRWAADRIAEAIEFEGPETVAAVFLEPVQNAGGCFPPPPGYFQRVREICDRYDVLLVSDEVICAFGRIGELFACRDLGYVPDMITCAKGLTSGYSPIGATLVSDRVYEPFRTGDATFYHGYTFGGHPVSAAVAMANLDIFEREGLTQRVHENAPLFRAELEGLLDLPIVGDVRGAGYFYGIELVKDKGTRETFDDAESEHLLRDFLSPALFEAGLYCRADDRGDPVIQLAPPLTCGPAEFAEIGQILRGVLGEAWARL from the coding sequence ATGACCGAGACCCTCACCACCGTCACCCCGCGCGGCACCGACCGGCACGCCGCCGCCCGCGACCACCTGTGGGGCCACTTCACGCGGCAGAGCGCGTGGGAGCAGCACGTCCCCACGATCGTGCGCGGCGAGGGGCACCACATCTGGGACGACCGCGGGCGCCGGTACCTCGACGGGCTCGCGGGCCTGTTCGTGGTGCAGGTCGGGCACGGCCGCGCCGAGCTCGCCGAGCGGGCCCGGCAGCAGGCCGAGCAGCTCGCGTTCTTCCCGCTGTGGTCGTACGCGCACCCGCAGGCGATCGACCTGGCCGAGCGCCTCGCGGACGCCGCGCCGGGCGACCTGAACCGGGTGTTCTTCACCACCGGCGGCGGCGAGGCCGTCGAGACCGCGTGGAAGCTGGCCAAGCAGTACTGGAAGCTCGTGGGCCGGCCCGGCAAGCACAAGGTGATCTCCCGGGCCGTCGCCTACCACGGGACCACGCAGGGCGCCCTGTCCATCACCGGCATCCCCGGGCTGAAGGCGCCCTTCGAGCCCCTCGTGCCGTCCACGACGCGCGTCCCGAACACCAACCAGTACCGCGCGCCGGAGCACCTGCGGGACGACCCGGAGGCGTTCGGGCGCTGGGCGGCGGACCGCATCGCGGAGGCCATCGAGTTCGAGGGCCCCGAGACCGTCGCCGCGGTGTTCCTCGAGCCCGTGCAGAACGCCGGCGGCTGCTTCCCGCCCCCGCCCGGGTACTTCCAGCGGGTCCGGGAGATCTGCGACCGCTACGACGTGCTGCTCGTCTCCGACGAGGTCATCTGCGCGTTCGGCCGCATCGGCGAGCTGTTCGCGTGCCGGGACCTCGGGTACGTGCCGGACATGATCACCTGCGCCAAGGGCCTGACGTCCGGCTACTCCCCGATCGGCGCGACGCTCGTCTCCGACCGGGTCTACGAGCCGTTCCGCACCGGCGACGCGACGTTCTACCACGGCTACACGTTCGGCGGGCACCCGGTCTCCGCGGCCGTCGCGATGGCGAACCTCGACATCTTCGAGCGCGAGGGCCTCACGCAGCGGGTGCACGAGAACGCGCCGCTGTTCCGGGCCGAGCTCGAGGGGCTGCTGGACCTGCCGATCGTGGGCGACGTGCGCGGCGCCGGGTACTTCTACGGCATCGAGCTCGTCAAGGACAAGGGCACCCGGGAGACGTTCGACGACGCCGAGTCCGAGCACCTGCTGCGCGACTTCCTGTCCCCCGCCCTGTTCGAGGCCGGCCTGTACTGCCGGGCCGACGACCGCGGGGACCCGGTGATCCAGCTCGCGCCCCCACTGACCTGCGGGCCCGCGGAGTTCGCCGAGATCGGCCAGATCCTGCGCGGGGTGCTCGGCGAGGCGTGGGCGCGGCTGTGA
- a CDS encoding Lrp/AsnC family transcriptional regulator: MTPRAETTPALDDTSKAIIEQLQEDGRRSYATIAKAVGLSEAAVRQRVQRLTDSGVVQIVAVTDPVQVGFARQAMIGIRAEGDLEALADALAALPEVDYVVITAGGFDVLVEVVCTGDDHLLAVLNDRIRTLPGVRATETFVYLKLRKQQYDWGTR; the protein is encoded by the coding sequence GTGACACCCCGCGCCGAGACCACCCCCGCCCTGGACGACACGTCCAAGGCGATCATCGAGCAGCTCCAGGAGGACGGCCGTCGCTCCTACGCGACGATCGCCAAGGCCGTGGGGCTGTCCGAGGCCGCGGTGCGCCAGCGCGTGCAGCGCCTCACGGACTCGGGGGTCGTCCAGATCGTCGCCGTCACCGACCCCGTGCAGGTCGGCTTCGCCCGCCAGGCCATGATCGGCATCCGCGCCGAGGGCGACCTCGAGGCGCTCGCCGACGCGCTCGCCGCCCTCCCCGAGGTCGACTACGTGGTCATCACCGCGGGCGGCTTCGACGTGCTCGTCGAGGTCGTCTGCACCGGGGACGACCACCTGCTCGCCGTGCTCAACGACCGCATCCGCACGCTGCCCGGCGTGCGGGCCACCGAGACGTTCGTCTACCTCAAGCTGCGCAAGCAGCAATACGACTGGGGAACCCGATGA
- a CDS encoding aminobutyraldehyde dehydrogenase yields MLQNFVDGAPVPAADGRVADVLDPSTGEVYAQAPVSGPADVDAAVTAAASAFTTWRRTTPAERQRALLRIADALEARADEFVAVESRDTGKPLHLTATEEVPPCADQLRFFAGAARILEGASAGEYLAGHTSFVRREPVGVVGQVTPWNYPLMMAVWKIAPALAAGNTVVLKPSDTTPASTLLLAEVAAEFLPPGVLNVVCGDRDTGRALVAHPRPDMVAITGSVRAGTEVAGAAARDVKRVHLELGGKAPVVVFADADLAAAAEGIAAAGYFNAGQDCTAATRVLVQATVHDDFLAALAEQARAQRTGMPDDPGVAFGPVNSAAQLDRVTGFLDRLPDHAQVVAGGHRQGDRGYFHEATVVAGLRPDDEAARDEIFGPVITVQTFTDEAEALALANGVRYGLSGSVWTTDHARAMRMSRDLDAGVVWINTHIPFVAEMPHGGFKQSGYGKDLSMYGFEDYTRIKHVMSAIE; encoded by the coding sequence GTGCTGCAGAACTTCGTGGACGGCGCCCCGGTGCCCGCGGCCGACGGCCGGGTGGCCGACGTGCTCGACCCGAGCACCGGCGAGGTCTACGCGCAGGCCCCGGTGTCCGGCCCCGCCGACGTGGACGCCGCCGTGACGGCCGCCGCGTCGGCGTTCACCACGTGGCGCCGCACCACGCCGGCCGAGCGGCAGCGCGCGCTGCTGCGGATCGCGGACGCGCTCGAGGCGCGGGCGGACGAGTTCGTCGCCGTGGAGTCACGGGACACCGGCAAGCCGCTGCACCTGACCGCGACGGAGGAGGTGCCGCCGTGCGCGGACCAGCTCCGGTTCTTCGCCGGGGCGGCGCGCATCCTCGAGGGGGCGTCCGCGGGCGAGTACCTCGCGGGCCACACGTCGTTCGTGCGGCGCGAGCCCGTCGGGGTGGTCGGCCAGGTCACGCCCTGGAACTACCCGCTGATGATGGCGGTCTGGAAGATCGCCCCCGCCCTGGCCGCCGGGAACACGGTGGTGCTCAAGCCGTCCGACACGACGCCCGCGTCCACGCTGCTGCTGGCCGAGGTGGCCGCGGAGTTCCTGCCGCCCGGCGTGCTCAACGTGGTGTGCGGCGACCGCGACACCGGCCGCGCGCTGGTCGCGCACCCGCGCCCGGACATGGTGGCGATCACGGGCTCCGTGCGGGCGGGCACCGAGGTCGCCGGCGCGGCGGCCCGGGACGTCAAGCGGGTGCACCTGGAGCTCGGCGGCAAGGCGCCGGTCGTGGTCTTCGCCGACGCGGACCTGGCCGCGGCGGCGGAGGGCATCGCGGCCGCCGGCTACTTCAACGCCGGGCAGGACTGCACCGCCGCCACGCGGGTGCTGGTGCAGGCGACCGTGCACGACGACTTCCTCGCCGCGCTGGCCGAGCAGGCGCGGGCGCAGCGCACCGGCATGCCGGACGACCCGGGCGTGGCGTTCGGGCCCGTGAACAGCGCCGCGCAGCTCGACCGCGTGACGGGGTTCCTCGACCGGCTGCCGGACCACGCGCAGGTCGTCGCCGGCGGCCACCGGCAGGGCGACCGCGGCTACTTCCACGAGGCCACCGTGGTCGCGGGCCTGCGGCCGGACGACGAGGCCGCGCGGGACGAGATCTTCGGGCCGGTCATCACGGTGCAGACGTTCACCGACGAGGCGGAGGCGCTGGCCCTCGCCAACGGCGTCCGCTACGGCCTGTCCGGCTCGGTGTGGACGACGGACCACGCCCGCGCGATGCGGATGTCCCGCGACCTCGACGCCGGCGTCGTGTGGATCAACACCCACATCCCGTTCGTGGCCGAGATGCCGCACGGCGGCTTCAAGCAGTCCGGCTACGGCAAGGACCTCTCGATGTACGGCTTCGAGGACTACACCCGCATCAAGCACGTCATGAGCGCCATCGAGTAG
- a CDS encoding spermidine/putrescine ABC transporter substrate-binding protein, producing MSPRRALPADPRVRAVLAAVGGRRRAPGAGAAALPAVPPAGASRRQFLAGTLGGVGAGLLLAACGTGGTPSGGTSATAATDLSQTEKLVRWANWTLYLDQDDAGTGYPTLDAFTAQTGIDVTYAEDVDDNDSFYGKVSGQLANGQDIGYDIVTLTDWMAARLIRMGYTQELDRSAMPNADNILPDLAEVDFDPGRRHSLTWQSGFGGLAWAKDQVPGGMTSVSDLWAPELAGKVEVLSEMRDTIGLIMLDQGVDPSGDWGEEEFDAALAVLRDKIDSGHIRQVRGNSYAQDLVSGDAVAVIGWSGDITALNYENDDRFAFAIPEAGGTLWSDNLMVPVGATHKANAEELMNYYYDPEVAAQVAAWVNYITPVQGAREAMEAIDPELAENPMIFPDEATLATAHVFRTLTPEEETTYNGAFLDVIGA from the coding sequence ATGTCCCCTCGACGAGCCCTCCCCGCCGACCCCCGCGTGCGTGCCGTCCTCGCCGCGGTCGGCGGCCGGCGCCGCGCCCCGGGAGCCGGCGCCGCCGCGCTCCCCGCCGTCCCGCCGGCGGGCGCCAGCCGCCGCCAGTTCCTCGCCGGCACGCTCGGCGGCGTCGGTGCGGGCCTGCTGCTCGCGGCCTGCGGCACCGGCGGCACCCCCTCGGGCGGCACCTCCGCGACGGCCGCCACCGACCTGTCGCAGACCGAGAAGCTGGTGCGCTGGGCCAACTGGACGCTGTACCTCGACCAGGACGACGCGGGCACCGGCTACCCGACCCTTGACGCGTTCACCGCGCAGACCGGCATCGACGTCACGTACGCCGAGGACGTCGACGACAACGACTCGTTCTACGGCAAGGTCTCCGGGCAGCTCGCCAACGGCCAGGACATCGGCTACGACATCGTGACGCTCACGGACTGGATGGCCGCGCGCCTGATCCGGATGGGCTACACCCAGGAGCTCGACCGCTCGGCGATGCCGAACGCGGACAACATCCTGCCGGACCTCGCCGAGGTGGACTTCGATCCCGGCCGGCGCCACTCCCTCACGTGGCAGTCCGGGTTCGGCGGGCTGGCGTGGGCGAAGGACCAGGTGCCCGGCGGCATGACGTCGGTCTCGGACCTGTGGGCGCCGGAGCTCGCCGGCAAGGTCGAGGTGCTCTCGGAGATGCGCGACACCATCGGGCTCATCATGCTCGACCAGGGCGTGGACCCGTCGGGCGACTGGGGCGAGGAGGAGTTCGACGCGGCGCTCGCGGTGCTGCGGGACAAGATCGACTCCGGCCACATCCGGCAGGTCCGGGGCAACTCCTACGCGCAGGACCTGGTCAGCGGCGACGCGGTCGCGGTCATCGGGTGGTCCGGCGACATCACCGCGCTGAACTACGAGAACGACGACCGCTTCGCGTTCGCGATCCCGGAGGCCGGCGGCACGCTCTGGAGCGACAACCTCATGGTCCCCGTCGGTGCGACGCACAAGGCGAACGCCGAGGAGCTCATGAACTACTACTACGACCCGGAGGTCGCCGCCCAGGTCGCCGCGTGGGTCAACTACATCACCCCCGTGCAGGGCGCCCGCGAGGCCATGGAGGCGATCGACCCGGAGCTCGCCGAGAACCCGATGATCTTCCCGGACGAGGCCACGCTCGCCACCGCGCACGTGTTCCGGACGCTCACGCCCGAGGAGGAGACGACCTACAACGGCGCGTTCCTGGACGTGATCGGCGCGTGA
- a CDS encoding ABC transporter ATP-binding protein — protein MSAHAAGPATRAGAALEIWDVTKSFGSFTAVDDLTLTVPSGSFFALLGPSGCGKTTTLRMVAGLEQPTTGAISIGGREVTGTAAHQRPVNTVFQSYALFPHLSVLENVAFGLRRRRVRDAVARAREGLDLVQLGHLGDRRPAQLSGGQQQRVALARALVNNPALLLLDEPLGALDLKLRRQMQTELKRIQTEVGLTFVHVTHDQEEAMTMADTVAVMNHGRIEQLGSPADLYELPRTAFVANFLGQSNLVAGEVREGPGADGSLGVDVAGARLRVPAARAVRTSGQVLVGVRPEKVRLLAPGHEPAPGSNVLGPGTVTDVAFAGVSTQYLVDVPGAGLFGVFAQNLAAGATLAVGDPVRLAWAVDHTFGLDGAGAASGGDATTGAAPVAEAVA, from the coding sequence GTGAGCGCGCACGCCGCCGGCCCCGCGACCCGCGCGGGCGCCGCCCTGGAGATCTGGGACGTCACGAAGTCGTTCGGGTCGTTCACCGCGGTGGACGACCTCACGCTGACGGTGCCCTCGGGGTCGTTCTTCGCGCTGCTCGGTCCGTCCGGCTGCGGCAAGACGACGACCCTGCGGATGGTGGCGGGCCTGGAGCAGCCCACGACCGGGGCGATCTCGATCGGGGGCCGCGAGGTCACCGGGACGGCGGCGCACCAGCGGCCCGTCAACACCGTGTTCCAGTCGTACGCCCTGTTCCCGCACCTGTCCGTGCTGGAGAACGTCGCGTTCGGCCTGCGCCGCCGCCGGGTGCGCGACGCGGTCGCCCGGGCGCGCGAGGGCCTGGACCTGGTGCAGCTCGGGCACCTCGGCGACCGGCGCCCGGCGCAGCTGTCCGGGGGGCAGCAGCAGCGGGTCGCGCTCGCCCGCGCCCTGGTCAACAACCCGGCGCTGCTGCTGCTCGACGAGCCCCTCGGCGCCCTCGACCTCAAGCTCCGCCGGCAGATGCAGACCGAGCTCAAGCGGATCCAGACCGAGGTGGGCCTCACGTTCGTGCACGTCACGCACGACCAGGAGGAGGCCATGACGATGGCCGACACGGTCGCGGTGATGAACCACGGGCGCATCGAGCAGCTCGGCAGCCCGGCGGACCTGTACGAGCTGCCGCGGACGGCGTTCGTGGCGAACTTCCTCGGGCAGTCGAACCTCGTCGCGGGCGAGGTGCGGGAGGGACCGGGGGCGGACGGCTCGCTGGGCGTCGACGTCGCCGGGGCGCGGCTGCGGGTGCCGGCGGCGCGCGCGGTGCGCACGTCCGGGCAGGTGCTCGTCGGGGTGCGGCCGGAGAAGGTCCGGCTGCTGGCGCCCGGGCATGAGCCCGCGCCGGGGTCCAACGTGCTCGGCCCGGGGACCGTGACGGACGTGGCGTTCGCGGGGGTGAGCACCCAGTACCTCGTGGACGTCCCGGGCGCGGGGTTGTTCGGGGTCTTCGCCCAGAACCTGGCCGCCGGTGCGACGCTCGCCGTCGGCGACCCGGTGCGGCTCGCGTGGGCGGTGGACCACACCTTCGGCCTGGACGGGGCCGGGGCGGCCTCCGGGGGCGACGCCACCACCGGCGCGGCGCCCGTCGCCGAGGCGGTCGCATGA
- a CDS encoding ABC transporter permease gives MSIAAALADSGTAPAGTAGPSASGAGRRRSRSGALGLMLPGTAYLVLFFVVPVGALLATSLYVPVPGGDVGQFQPALHWQNYTDALAQFWPQLVRSFAFALVATLAALVIGYPLAYAIAVRARGRTLLQGVLLVLVVAPFFTSFILRTIAWKQILADDSFVVQALRWLHLLPPDGRLTATAFAVVAGLTYNFLPFMALPIYASLERLDPRLLEAGDDLYARPVTTFRTVTLPLSLPGVVSGTLLTFIPAAGDYVNSSLLGNSTDTAMIGQVIDARFFKVLDYPTAAALSVVLMAAILVLVGLYVRRAGTEELV, from the coding sequence ATGAGCATCGCCGCCGCCCTCGCCGACTCCGGGACCGCGCCCGCGGGGACCGCCGGACCGTCCGCGTCCGGGGCGGGTCGCCGGCGCTCCCGGTCCGGCGCGCTCGGCCTCATGCTGCCGGGCACCGCGTACCTCGTGCTGTTCTTCGTCGTCCCCGTCGGCGCGCTGCTCGCCACGTCGCTCTACGTGCCGGTGCCCGGCGGCGACGTCGGCCAGTTCCAGCCGGCGCTGCACTGGCAGAACTACACCGACGCGCTCGCGCAGTTCTGGCCGCAGCTCGTGCGGTCGTTCGCGTTCGCGCTGGTCGCGACCCTGGCCGCGCTCGTCATCGGCTACCCGCTGGCGTACGCGATCGCGGTGCGCGCCCGCGGCCGGACGCTGCTGCAGGGCGTCCTGCTCGTGCTGGTGGTCGCCCCGTTCTTCACGAGCTTCATCCTGCGCACCATCGCGTGGAAGCAGATCCTCGCCGACGACTCGTTCGTGGTGCAGGCGCTGCGGTGGCTGCACCTGCTGCCGCCGGACGGCCGGCTGACCGCGACGGCGTTCGCGGTGGTCGCGGGCCTCACCTACAACTTCCTGCCGTTCATGGCGCTGCCGATCTACGCCAGCCTGGAGCGGCTGGACCCCCGGCTGCTGGAGGCGGGGGACGACCTGTACGCCCGGCCGGTGACCACGTTCCGCACCGTGACGCTGCCCCTGTCGCTGCCGGGCGTGGTGTCGGGGACCCTGCTGACGTTCATCCCGGCCGCGGGGGACTACGTGAACTCGTCCCTGCTCGGCAACAGCACCGACACCGCCATGATCGGGCAGGTCATCGACGCCCGGTTCTTCAAGGTGCTCGACTACCCGACGGCCGCCGCGCTGTCGGTGGTCCTCATGGCCGCGATCCTCGTGCTCGTCGGGCTGTACGTCCGCCGCGCCGGCACCGAGGAGCTGGTGTGA
- a CDS encoding ABC transporter permease, translated as MSARPGPRPRRWRVGGALVPVFAGLAFLYLLVPVAYTVAFSFNDAGKTNLVWRGFTLDNWRNPCGAPQVCEAFANSIQVGLLSTLVATALGTLVAIALVRYRFRGRALANLLIFLPMSTPEVVLGAALLAQFLSLRVQLGFWTVVAAHVMFCISFVVVAVKARVASLDPRLEEAAADLFATPWQAFWRVTFPLLLPGIAAAALLAFSLSFDDFIITNFNSGSFTTFPKFVYVSATRGIPPQANVIGSSMFALSLLVVIGSQVVRAGRAGRQRRRLSTAP; from the coding sequence GTGAGCGCGCGCCCGGGGCCGCGCCCGCGCCGGTGGCGGGTCGGCGGCGCGCTCGTCCCGGTGTTCGCGGGGCTGGCGTTCCTCTACCTGCTCGTGCCGGTGGCCTACACCGTGGCGTTCTCCTTCAACGACGCCGGCAAGACCAACCTCGTGTGGCGCGGCTTCACGCTGGACAACTGGCGCAACCCGTGCGGCGCCCCGCAGGTCTGCGAGGCGTTCGCGAACTCGATCCAGGTCGGGCTGCTCTCGACGCTCGTCGCCACGGCGCTCGGCACGCTCGTCGCGATCGCGCTCGTGCGCTACCGGTTCCGGGGCCGCGCGCTGGCGAACCTGCTCATCTTCCTGCCGATGTCGACGCCCGAGGTCGTGCTCGGGGCCGCGCTGCTCGCGCAGTTCCTGTCGCTGCGGGTGCAGCTCGGGTTCTGGACGGTGGTCGCCGCGCACGTGATGTTCTGCATCTCGTTCGTCGTCGTGGCGGTCAAGGCGCGGGTGGCCTCGCTGGACCCGCGCCTCGAGGAGGCCGCGGCGGACCTGTTCGCGACGCCCTGGCAGGCGTTCTGGCGCGTGACGTTCCCGCTGCTGCTGCCGGGCATCGCCGCCGCGGCGCTGCTCGCGTTCAGCCTCAGCTTCGACGACTTCATCATCACGAACTTCAACTCCGGCAGCTTCACCACGTTCCCGAAGTTCGTCTACGTCTCGGCGACGCGCGGCATCCCGCCGCAGGCCAACGTCATCGGGTCGTCCATGTTCGCCCTGTCGCTCCTCGTGGTGATCGGGTCCCAGGTCGTCCGGGCCGGCAGGGCCGGGCGGCAGCGACGGCGCCTGTCCACGGCGCCCTGA